A window of the Desulforapulum autotrophicum HRM2 genome harbors these coding sequences:
- a CDS encoding F0F1 ATP synthase subunit gamma has translation METLQTLTRRINTTGKLKSIVKSMKTLSAVNIRQYEKAVTALEIFEQTIFMGLQVCLTDYNQPLSSRPSLSRDRILVAFGSDQGLCGQFNEKLARFIGSRTSQWQTKTHTIVVGARLYARLESMGITPCALFWTPGSVGGINHTVFQILLKMETLQTENSISHVDFCYSRHEPGTAEAPVCQALIPLDHGELARIAKQPWDGPSLAEFSIPAEQLFSSLIRQYFFVALFRAQAHAMASEQSSRLRSLQNAEKNIEEHQAGLQALFRSKRQASITAEMLDLVTGFKTIQRKKQSKSE, from the coding sequence ATGGAAACCCTGCAGACCCTGACCCGACGGATTAACACCACGGGCAAGCTCAAATCCATTGTCAAGAGTATGAAGACCCTTTCAGCCGTGAACATACGCCAGTATGAAAAGGCCGTGACCGCCCTTGAAATCTTTGAGCAGACCATCTTCATGGGTCTCCAGGTTTGCCTGACCGACTACAATCAGCCCCTTTCCAGCAGACCGTCCCTTTCCAGGGACAGAATCCTTGTGGCATTCGGGTCAGATCAGGGGTTGTGCGGCCAGTTCAACGAAAAGCTTGCCCGTTTCATAGGTTCTAGGACCAGCCAATGGCAGACAAAAACCCACACCATCGTTGTTGGTGCAAGACTTTATGCCCGCCTGGAATCCATGGGCATTACCCCCTGTGCCCTGTTCTGGACACCCGGCTCTGTGGGGGGAATCAACCACACGGTATTTCAGATTCTGCTCAAAATGGAAACACTCCAGACTGAAAACAGCATCAGTCATGTGGATTTTTGTTACAGCCGTCACGAACCGGGAACCGCTGAAGCCCCTGTTTGCCAGGCCCTGATCCCCCTTGACCATGGAGAGCTTGCAAGGATTGCCAAACAGCCCTGGGACGGTCCTTCCCTTGCCGAATTTTCCATCCCTGCAGAACAGCTGTTTTCAAGCCTCATACGCCAATATTTCTTTGTGGCCCTGTTCCGAGCCCAGGCCCATGCCATGGCAAGCGAGCAATCAAGCCGGCTGCGTTCACTCCAGAATGCGGAAAAAAACATTGAAGAGCACCAGGCAGGACTTCAGGCCCTTTTCAGGTCAAAACGCCAGGCCTCCATCACCGCAGAGATGCTGGACCTTGTCACAGGCTTTAAGACCATTCAGCGCAAAAAACAGTCCAAATCAGAATAA